The following nucleotide sequence is from Gymnodinialimonas sp. 202GB13-11.
ACAGCCGGTTCCAGAGCGGGATCTGAAGCATGTGTGGTCCTCGCAGGGAGGGGCGTGAACCGCCCGCTTAATCGTTCTCGCCAGCAGCGCGCCCGAATTTGCGCGCCGTCAGCAGGGATCAGTCGTTTGCAGGCTCGGTCTTGGAGCGGACCTGCGCAATCGTCGGCCGCAGCACCCGGATGCGCACATCCTTGGCGATCTCGACCTCAACCTCGGTGTCGTCCTTCACCTTGGTGATCTTGCCAATGAGGCCACCTTGCGTGACAACCTCATCCCCCCGGCGCAGCGCCTCGACCATCGCCTGATGCTCTTTCACCTTCTTCTGCTGAGGGCGGATCAGGAAGAAATACATGATCACGAGGATCAGGATCAGCGGGATCACCTGGCCGAAGGCTTCCATGGGCGGGGTCCTTTGTTTGTTGGT
It contains:
- the yajC gene encoding preprotein translocase subunit YajC; translated protein: MEAFGQVIPLILILVIMYFFLIRPQQKKVKEHQAMVEALRRGDEVVTQGGLIGKITKVKDDTEVEVEIAKDVRIRVLRPTIAQVRSKTEPAND